A genomic segment from Desulfurobacterium pacificum encodes:
- a CDS encoding tetratricopeptide repeat protein: MRSNWWGVGIVLLIFLLFPKVVFAGTYSIQLATFPSYKYAEGFLRKLPQEIRRDAFIYKTDKGYYTVRFLTASTVRELRRKIGILKALGIKSYSFVPTDVSKIKKKRKNVIHGNGVLDVLYTVYLGNRKLDKALTVALLGIKKFPNSDLWWERLKTVATWSGKPEIALKALEKLVFGFHKWEYLRELYSMSLALNRPDLAMKTLNLMLKRGINVGFKEVINVFNVAGQPDKAAEILVRKYGNNPEALRVAANIYWYRGQTEKALEVFKILRKKYGLNPRDRLFLAHIYFAKRQFGKSLDSLKEEWQKVKDASYLRTLSNLAWALGDFDTAVKVSERLILEGKGSVDDYERVVLYFYYRKPELAAKYALDGYKRFKKDSFLIYYLFFLSSHKRWKDIVYFLNRFPENQREKLLSNADIFSIYTYALLKIGEVDRAEKLIRSAIKKSPHPSPDLISQLISLLITAEDVKGLKSVLEKYRSYEKLIPEDFLSAYLFLQDGKDALRCINFVKDRSLSFLLTKADVLELYGREGEAKKLRFKIFKKAEREVENGKRGRDIVEAYLRTAIYFEQPEKFERDYVRLKRYLDSDFAREIYLSYLLYRGRNEEVEYLQKRKSFKLKPWMRLSLALYKDDRYMMERLLSKYLEILPVRDRVAALEEIEKFGKAFVVAYKGLEENREDNRLYCQFRDLIVNYASVFSADLTFNRSGRFSYLSPHFKLRWHFEDDTYFTFESNNLLSLNGGNVLSERKGTADVAVGLKRYFHKSSLSGGVTIFRAGGRERRGFYLKGSRSFYRGSQLTVKLYVNALSDVSEIASFSTLKSGGGFEYSFPITNKYGFFSSFYLDRYYSVDGVYVGRGRELYSELSYKARSGYPDYLFRLFFSVNEYAESDHTNSYADKISEYKPADVLPDSFYQLGVGLNFGFENRNSFVRVWRPYFDSSLSYSSKYGMNASVLLGIGGKLFGDDNLHIEGTVFNGFKGTNSSGWTITSGYRLWF; encoded by the coding sequence ATGAGAAGTAACTGGTGGGGAGTGGGGATTGTTTTGTTGATTTTCCTTTTGTTTCCGAAGGTGGTCTTTGCGGGGACTTACTCTATACAGTTAGCGACGTTTCCATCGTATAAGTATGCAGAAGGGTTTTTGAGAAAACTTCCACAGGAGATAAGGAGAGATGCGTTTATTTATAAAACTGATAAAGGATACTATACTGTAAGGTTTCTAACTGCTTCTACTGTCAGGGAATTGAGGAGAAAGATAGGTATTTTAAAGGCTTTAGGTATTAAGAGCTACTCTTTTGTTCCTACTGATGTATCTAAAATAAAGAAAAAAAGGAAAAATGTTATTCATGGTAACGGTGTGTTGGATGTTCTTTATACCGTTTATCTTGGGAATAGAAAGTTAGATAAGGCTTTAACTGTAGCTCTTTTGGGAATAAAGAAGTTTCCAAATTCTGATTTGTGGTGGGAGAGATTAAAAACAGTTGCTACCTGGAGTGGAAAGCCTGAAATTGCTCTAAAAGCACTTGAAAAATTAGTTTTTGGTTTTCATAAGTGGGAGTACTTGAGAGAACTTTATTCAATGTCTCTTGCGCTTAATAGACCTGATTTAGCAATGAAAACATTAAATTTGATGCTTAAAAGGGGGATAAACGTAGGTTTCAAAGAAGTTATAAACGTGTTTAACGTGGCTGGGCAGCCAGACAAGGCTGCTGAAATCTTGGTAAGAAAATATGGTAATAATCCTGAAGCTTTAAGAGTGGCAGCGAATATATATTGGTATAGAGGACAGACGGAGAAGGCGTTAGAGGTTTTTAAGATTTTAAGAAAAAAGTATGGATTAAATCCGAGAGATAGGTTGTTTCTTGCTCATATTTATTTTGCGAAGCGGCAGTTTGGGAAATCTTTGGATTCTCTAAAGGAAGAATGGCAAAAGGTGAAAGATGCTTCTTATTTGAGAACCTTGAGTAATCTTGCTTGGGCGCTTGGTGATTTTGATACTGCGGTAAAAGTTTCTGAGAGATTGATTTTGGAAGGGAAAGGAAGTGTTGATGATTATGAACGTGTTGTTCTGTATTTTTACTATAGAAAGCCAGAATTAGCAGCAAAGTATGCTTTGGATGGTTATAAAAGGTTTAAAAAGGATAGTTTTCTCATTTATTATCTGTTTTTTCTCTCTTCACACAAAAGGTGGAAAGATATTGTTTATTTTCTCAATAGATTTCCTGAAAATCAGAGGGAAAAGTTGTTAAGCAATGCGGATATTTTTTCTATCTATACTTACGCTCTTCTAAAAATTGGTGAAGTTGATAGGGCAGAAAAGCTTATACGCTCAGCCATAAAAAAATCCCCCCACCCATCCCCCGACCTGATATCCCAGCTCATATCCCTTCTCATTACAGCAGAGGACGTTAAAGGTTTAAAGTCTGTTTTAGAAAAATACCGAAGTTACGAAAAGCTGATACCTGAGGATTTCCTTTCTGCATACCTGTTCTTGCAGGACGGAAAAGACGCTTTACGGTGCATTAATTTTGTGAAAGATAGAAGCCTTTCGTTTCTGCTTACAAAAGCGGACGTTTTAGAGCTTTACGGCAGAGAAGGAGAAGCTAAAAAGTTAAGGTTTAAGATATTTAAAAAGGCAGAGAGAGAAGTTGAAAATGGAAAGAGAGGAAGGGATATCGTTGAAGCTTATCTACGCACGGCTATCTACTTTGAGCAACCGGAAAAGTTTGAAAGAGATTATGTTCGTTTGAAACGCTATCTGGATTCTGATTTTGCCAGAGAGATTTACCTGTCTTACCTGCTTTACCGCGGAAGGAACGAAGAAGTTGAGTATCTGCAGAAAAGGAAGAGTTTTAAGCTGAAACCCTGGATGAGACTTTCTCTTGCTCTTTACAAAGATGACAGGTATATGATGGAAAGGTTATTGTCAAAGTATTTAGAGATATTGCCAGTAAGAGACAGAGTTGCAGCCCTTGAGGAGATAGAAAAGTTCGGAAAAGCGTTTGTAGTTGCTTACAAGGGTCTTGAAGAGAACAGGGAAGATAACAGGCTTTACTGTCAATTCAGAGACCTGATTGTCAACTACGCTTCTGTTTTTTCTGCTGACCTGACGTTTAACAGGAGCGGTAGATTTAGCTACCTTTCTCCGCACTTTAAACTGCGCTGGCATTTTGAAGATGATACCTATTTCACCTTTGAAAGTAACAACCTGCTTTCTCTTAACGGCGGAAACGTTCTGTCAGAAAGAAAAGGAACTGCTGACGTTGCCGTGGGGTTAAAGAGATATTTTCACAAGTCTTCGCTTTCTGGCGGTGTAACTATCTTTAGAGCAGGGGGTAGAGAGAGGAGGGGATTTTATCTGAAAGGTAGCAGGAGTTTTTACAGGGGAAGTCAGTTAACAGTTAAACTTTATGTGAACGCTTTGAGCGATGTTTCAGAGATTGCTTCTTTTTCAACTCTTAAGTCCGGCGGCGGTTTTGAGTATTCCTTTCCTATTACCAACAAATACGGATTTTTCAGTTCTTTTTACCTTGATAGGTATTACTCTGTTGACGGCGTTTACGTGGGAAGAGGTAGAGAGCTTTATTCAGAGCTTTCCTATAAAGCTCGTTCGGGATACCCGGATTACCTTTTCAGGCTTTTCTTCTCTGTTAACGAATACGCTGAATCTGACCATACTAACTCTTATGCAGATAAGATATCTGAATACAAACCAGCCGACGTTCTGCCTGACAGCTTCTATCAGTTAGGTGTGGGGCTTAACTTTGGCTTTGAGAATAGAAACAGCTTTGTCAGAGTCTGGAGACCTTACTTTGATTCCTCTCTAAGCTACAGCTCAAAATATGGAATGAACGCTTCTGTTCTTTTGGGGATAGGAGGAAAATTGTTCGGAGACGACAACTTACATATAGAGGGAACCGTTTTTAACGGTTTTAAAGGAACGAACTCTTCTGGCTGGACAATTACTTCAGGTTATCGTTTGTGGTTCTGA